A portion of the Luxibacter massiliensis genome contains these proteins:
- the cps2T gene encoding beta 1-4 rhamnosyltransferase Cps2T: MKKHVFIIGSKGIPAQYGGYESFLEKLTYYQKSSQIQYHVACLTASEQPGRTFIHNNAACFNIRQVNIGPAKAIVYDLQAFIYCLNYIKAKKIEKPVIYVLACRIGPFFWYLKKKVRSLGGELYINPDGHEWKRAKWSWPVKRYWKLSEKKMVKHADLVICDSKNIEAYIKKSYAAYGPNTRFIAYGSETSPSVLKDDDKKVQDWYKDKGTRPGEYYLIVGRFVPENNYEIMIREFMQSSTKKSLLIITKIDNQKFYQRLLNKTGFDKDKRIKFAGTVYDQELLKKLRENAFAYIHGHEVGGTNPSLLEALGSTELNLLLDVGFNREVGENSSLYWSKEKGDLSKLIERSESLTDEECHRMGGKAKTRIREAYSWDYIVGSYETLFTGEG, from the coding sequence GTGAAAAAGCATGTATTTATTATCGGATCGAAGGGAATCCCTGCCCAGTATGGAGGTTATGAGTCATTTTTGGAGAAGCTGACCTACTATCAGAAAAGCAGCCAGATTCAGTATCATGTCGCCTGCCTGACAGCCTCAGAACAACCGGGGAGGACATTCATCCACAATAATGCCGCCTGCTTTAATATCAGGCAGGTTAACATCGGGCCGGCAAAAGCGATTGTGTATGATTTGCAGGCGTTTATTTATTGTCTAAATTATATTAAGGCGAAAAAAATAGAAAAGCCGGTCATTTATGTCCTCGCCTGCAGGATTGGCCCTTTTTTCTGGTACCTTAAAAAGAAGGTCAGAAGTCTGGGAGGGGAATTATATATTAATCCGGACGGGCATGAATGGAAACGTGCCAAATGGAGCTGGCCTGTTAAAAGGTATTGGAAGTTATCAGAAAAGAAGATGGTCAAGCATGCAGATCTTGTTATCTGTGACAGTAAAAATATTGAGGCATATATAAAGAAAAGTTATGCTGCCTATGGGCCAAATACGAGATTTATAGCATATGGTTCAGAGACATCCCCCTCAGTTCTTAAAGATGACGATAAAAAAGTACAGGATTGGTATAAAGATAAGGGCACAAGGCCGGGCGAATATTATTTAATTGTGGGCAGATTTGTCCCAGAAAATAATTACGAGATTATGATACGGGAATTTATGCAGTCTTCTACAAAGAAGTCCCTCCTAATTATTACAAAAATAGATAATCAGAAATTTTACCAGCGTTTATTAAATAAAACAGGGTTTGACAAAGACAAAAGAATTAAATTTGCCGGGACAGTATATGATCAGGAGTTATTAAAAAAACTGCGGGAGAATGCATTTGCTTACATCCATGGCCATGAGGTAGGAGGAACGAACCCAAGCTTATTAGAAGCATTAGGAAGTACAGAATTAAATTTACTGCTTGATGTGGGGTTTAACAGGGAGGTTGGGGAAAATAGTTCCTTATATTGGTCAAAAGAAAAAGGGGATTTGAGTAAATTGATAGAACGTAGTGAATCACTAACTGATGAAGAATGCCATAGGATGGGCGGGAAAGCAAAAACTCGGATTAGAGAAGCTTACAGCTGGGATTATATTGTAGGCAGTTATGAGACGCTATTTACAGGGGAAGGATAG
- a CDS encoding glycosyltransferase, whose translation MPQYCLDLMIQQRKDGHEAGMLWPGSMGLRRGKIRIKSGRKTLGIDSFELMNPLPVALDEGIAETKSYMEPGEIKVFMAFLKNWEPDAIHFHTFMGIYKEFLEAAKELSIPMIYTTHDFYGLCPKVTFFHNGELCTEDHGCLDCVQCNRTALSLRKIRLMQSPVYRLIKNTDIIKKLRQKHRADFFKGNSMAPVPAVSAHTEEKKKYEYQELRKYYMSMFRMIDKMHYNSTVTEAVFKKYFDSVPGSVISITNGSIQDNKRVKKASKQVRIAFLGAPNPVKGYGLLVSALDELWQEGYRNFELHSYGSGQKQERYLQSHPRYQRTELGHIMENTDIVAVPSCWFETFGFVALEALSYGVPVLISERVGAKDIIKDGRTGFIVSPNVQSLKERIRSILDSQNGTFEAMNRCIVKEQKIKTIDIHAKEIEELYER comes from the coding sequence ATGCCTCAATATTGTTTAGACCTGATGATACAGCAGCGAAAAGACGGACATGAAGCAGGAATGCTCTGGCCTGGAAGTATGGGACTTCGCAGAGGTAAAATCAGGATAAAATCAGGGAGAAAAACTCTTGGAATTGATAGTTTTGAGTTAATGAACCCACTCCCAGTTGCGCTGGACGAAGGAATTGCGGAAACAAAATCCTACATGGAACCTGGAGAAATAAAAGTATTTATGGCTTTTTTGAAAAACTGGGAACCTGACGCAATACATTTCCATACCTTTATGGGGATATATAAAGAGTTTCTGGAGGCGGCAAAGGAATTAAGTATTCCAATGATTTATACAACACATGATTTTTATGGACTGTGCCCGAAGGTGACCTTTTTCCACAATGGGGAATTGTGCACAGAAGACCATGGCTGCCTGGATTGTGTCCAATGTAACAGGACTGCCCTTTCTTTGAGAAAAATACGCCTGATGCAGTCGCCTGTCTACCGCCTGATAAAGAATACAGATATAATCAAAAAATTAAGGCAAAAACACAGAGCAGATTTTTTTAAAGGTAATTCGATGGCGCCTGTTCCTGCGGTTTCTGCCCATACAGAGGAAAAAAAGAAATATGAGTACCAAGAACTCCGCAAGTATTATATGAGTATGTTTCGTATGATCGATAAGATGCATTATAATAGCACAGTTACGGAGGCGGTATTTAAAAAATATTTTGATTCGGTGCCAGGAAGTGTGATTAGTATTACAAATGGAAGTATTCAAGACAACAAAAGGGTAAAAAAAGCATCAAAGCAAGTAAGGATAGCTTTTTTAGGGGCCCCAAATCCAGTTAAAGGGTATGGGTTGTTAGTAAGTGCATTAGATGAACTTTGGCAGGAAGGATATAGAAATTTCGAATTACATTCCTATGGCAGTGGACAAAAACAGGAACGTTATCTACAGTCCCATCCCCGTTATCAGAGGACAGAATTAGGACATATAATGGAAAATACTGATATAGTTGCAGTGCCCAGCTGTTGGTTTGAAACCTTTGGGTTTGTTGCATTGGAGGCATTAAGCTACGGGGTGCCTGTATTAATAAGCGAAAGAGTTGGAGCGAAGGATATCATAAAAGATGGCCGGACGGGATTTATAGTATCGCCAAATGTACAGTCTCTGAAGGAGAGGATCCGGTCAATATTAGATTCACAAAATGGCACCTTCGAAGCAATGAATCGATGTATTGTAAAAGAGCAGAAAATCAAAACAATAGACATACATGCCAAAGAAATAGAAGAGCTTTATGAGCGGTAA